One window of the Eucalyptus grandis isolate ANBG69807.140 chromosome 6, ASM1654582v1, whole genome shotgun sequence genome contains the following:
- the LOC120294281 gene encoding probable leucine-rich repeat receptor-like protein kinase At1g35710, with the protein MASSLFLWKPSSLGVFFLFYSLFFVNNITIFVSTPFHGIVVSASSISFTPNTTNHTDEAETLLEWKSSLEDHNQSLLSSWHGNNSCHFIGVTCDHYGFVAHLNLSNLGLRGTLNGLDFSHLTKVVSLDFSSNSIYGPITSSIGNLSKLKYLNFYDNTLSGHIPWEIGFLDSLLEVYFGKNNLRGPIPTSLGSLGNLNILSLSQNQFSGSIPPSLGKLVNLRKLSLSDNDISGPIPREICDLRRLKFLYLWTNKLSGSIPSEIGRLTDLIELDFSDNKLVGCIPASLGNLSSLNLLYLSGNQFSGSIPPSLGKLGNLRNLSMSKNDISGPIPREIGDLRRLKFLYLWRNKLSGSIPSEIGRLTDLIKLDFSENKLVGRIPSSIQNLSNLNLLSLFSNHLSGLIPKEIGKLTSLVVLDLSNNTLTGSIPASIGSLANLTTLNLRDNNFLGSLPPEINEIIHLSAFNVGGNALEGQLPENICFGGLLQNFTVMNNHFMGHIPKSLRNCTSLVRVRLERNKLTGNITEAFGIYPHLNYIDLSHNYLYGELSWKWEHCRNLTSLRISNNSISGEIPPIFGRMAQLHVLDLSSNNLSGKIPRELGSLQLLLDLILNNNGITGDIPNEFEFLSQLKHLNLASNNLSGAIPLQLSLCTNLLSLNLSQNKIERSIPPEIGNARFLNILDLSQNLLTGRIPPDLGKLRVLESLNVSHNGLSGSIPHSFDDLLALTSADVSYNDLEGPLPNVRAFKEAPFEAVQHNKGLCGNVAGLQKCNISTMSKKHNRHDGARILIILVLSSLGFLILSSFLIVLVIVDPRQRKVIKRERNVQTETNDLDFLHVLSFDGKIFYEQIVEVTEGFDSKYYLGEGAYGVVYRADLPTGKTVAVKKIPSSQEDETVDIIPFEREIEALQNIRHRNIVKLYGFCSHVRHHFLVYEYVERGSLRTILNDDERASELGWDKRINMVRAIADALSYMHHDCFPPLIHRDLTSNNILLDADYEARVSDFGTARLLRPDSTNWTTISGTIGYIAPGDVLCRSILICYCNSYCHRKFLNYVKANVQLFKYS; encoded by the coding sequence ATGGCCTCGTCCTTATTTCTGTGGAAGCCGTCTTCTTTAGGggtcttcttcttattctaCTCGCTCTTCTTCGTAAACAACATCACCATCTTTGTTTCCACTCCATTTCATGGCATAGTCGTTTCTGCTTCCTCCATTTCTTTCACTCCTAATACGACCAACCATACGGATGAAGCAGAGACTCTCCTGGAATGGAAATCTAGTCTCGAAGACCACAACCAATCTCTCCTGTCTTCATGGCATGGTAACAACTCTTGCCACTTCATAGGTGTCACTTGTGACCACTACGGATTCGTTGCCCATCTTAATCTTTCTAATCTTGGCTTGAGAGGAACTTTAAATGGTCTTGACTTCTCGCACTTAACCAAGGTGGTTAGTCTTGACTTTTCCAGCAACTCGATCTACGGTCCTATAACCTCAAGTATTGGTAACCTTTCCAAACTCAAGTATcttaatttttatgataataCATTGAGTGGACATATTCCCTGGGAGATTGGATTTTTAGATTCTCTTTTGGAAGTTTATTTTGGCAAAAACAATCTCAGAGGTCCTATCCCTACTTCACTAGGAAGCCTAGGCAACTTGAATATTCTCAGCCTTTCTCAAAACCAATTTTCAGGGTCCATTCCTCcttctcttggaaaattagtCAACTTAAGAAAGTTGAGCTTATCAGATAATGACATTTCTGGTCCCATTCCAAGAGAGATATGTGACCTAAGAAGATTGAAGTTTCTTTACTTATGGACGAACAAACTTTCGGGATCCATACCTTCAGAGATTGGGAGGCTAACCGATCTTATTGAATTAGATTTTTCTGATAATAAGTTGGTCGGGTGTATCCCTGCTTCACTAGGAAACCTAAGCAGTCTAAATCTTCTCTATCTTTCCGGAAACCAATTTTCAGGGTCCATTCCTCcttctcttggaaaattagGCAACTTAAGAAATTTGAGCATGTCAAAGAATGATATTTCTGGTCCCATTCCAAGAGAGATAGGTGACCTAAGAAGATTGAAGTTTCTTTACTTATGGAGGAATAAACTTTCGGGATCCATACCTTCAGAGATTGGGAGGTTAACCGATcttattaaattagatttttctgaaaataagtTGGTCGGGCGTATCCCTTCATCTATTCAGAATTTGAGTAATCTAAATCTCTTATCCCTATTCTCAAATCATCTTTCAGGTTTGATTCCTAAAGAGATAGGGAAACTAACATCTCTTGTAGTTTTAGATTTGAGCAATAATACTTTGACAGGTTCGATCCCTGCATCAATTGGAAGCCTGGCCAATTTAACTACTTTAAACCTTAGAGATAACAACTTTCTAGGTTCCTTGCCTCCTGAAATTAATGAGATCATTCATTTGAGTGCTTTCAACGTGGGTGGTAATGCCCTCGAAGGGCAACTGCCAGAAAATATATGCTTTGGGGGGTTATTGCAAAATTTCACTGTGATGAATAATCATTTCATGGGTCATATCCCTAAAAGCTTGAGGAATTGTACTTCATTAGTTAGAGTGAGGCTCGAAAGAAACAAACTCACTGGGAATATAACGGAAGCTTTTGGAATCTATCCTCATCTGAATTATATAGACTTGAGCCACAATTATTTGTATGGTGAACTTTCGTGGAAGTGGGAGCATTGCCGTAATTTGACGAGCTTAAGGATATCAAACAACAGCATTTCCGGTGAGATACCCCCGATATTTGGAAGGATGGCTCAATTACACGTACTTGacctttcttcaaataatttAAGTGGAAAGATTCCGAGGGAATTGGGAAGCTTGCAATTACTGCTAGATCTTATCCTGAACAATAATGGGATCACAGGTGATATTCCcaatgaatttgaatttttatctcaATTGAAACATCTCAACCTAGCATCGAACAATTTGAGCGGAGCCATTCCACTGCAGCTCAGCCTGTGCACCAACTTGCTGAGCTTGAACTTGagccaaaataaaattgaaagaagcaTTCCTCCCGAGATAGGCAATGCACGATTCCTAAACATTCTTGATTTGAGTCAAAATCTATTGACTGGAAGAATACCACCAGATCTAGGAAAACTTAGGGTCCTAGAATCCCTAAACGTCTCCCACAATGGCCTCTCTGGTTCCATCCCCCATAGTTTTGATGACTTATTGGCATTAACTTCTGCTGATGTGTCCTATAATGACCTAGAAGGTCCTCTCCCAAATGTCAGAGCTTTTAAGGAGGCTCCATTTGAGGCAGTCCAGCATAACAAGGGGCTCTGTGGGAACGTGGCTGGattacaaaaatgcaatatttctACCATGAGCAAGAAACACAATCGACACGATGGAGCTAGAATTTTGATTATTCTCGTTCTCTCGTCCTTGGGATTCCtcattctctcttccttcttgattGTCCTCGTAATCGTTGATCCGCGTCAAAGAAAGGTcatcaagagagagaggaatgtaCAGACAGAGACTAATGATTTAGATTTCTTGCACGTTTTGAgttttgatggaaaaatttTCTACGAGCAAATCGTGGAGGTCACGGAAGGATTTGACTCCAAGTACTATTTGGGAGAAGGGGCCTATGGCGTTGTTTACAGAGCGGATCTACCCACAGGTAAAACTGTTGCAGTCAAGAAAATTCCATCATCCCAAGAAGATGAGACCGTCGACATCATTCcttttgaaagggaaattgaAGCCTTACAAAATATTCGCCACCGCAATATCGTGAAGCTTTACGGGTTCTGCTCTCATGTACGACATCATTTTCTGGTGTACGAGTATGTCGAAAGAGGGAGcttgagaacaattttgaaTGATGATGAAAGAGCATCAGAGCTCGGCTGGGACAAAAGGATAAACATGGTTCGAGCAATTGCCGATGCGTTGTCGTATATGCATCACGACTGTTTTCCTCCATTGATCCATCGAGACTTGACCAGCAACAACATCTTGTTGGATGCTGATTATGAGGCTCGCGTTTCAGACTTTGGCACCGCAAGGTTATTGAGGCCAGATTCCACCAACTGGACTACAATTTCTGGCACCATCGGATACATCGCTCCAGGTGATGTTCTTTGTAGAAGCATATTAATTTGCTATTGTAACTCGTATTGTCATCGGAAATTCCTTAATTATGTGAAAGCAAATGTCCAACTCTTTAAGTACAGCTAA